The region CGAGACGTGCCGGTTGGCATGGAGACACAGGTAGGCGAAGAGGATCTGCGGCTTCGCTCCTCCCGGGGACACGGTGACACCGGACACGAGGATCTCGAGCGGCCCTAAGAGATTCAGCTGAGTGGGGCCGGTCTCGACCCCCGCGTCCGGGTCGGCGTCCGAACGGGACGTTCCGCCGCCCTGCCACGCTCTGCGCATGAGCTCCACTCCTACCCCCTTACGAGAAACAAGGACCATCCGGGGAAATGGCGACGCGTCCTGATGACGGGCCGCGTGTCAGACGAGGGGCAGGGCATAGACTCATCCGGATTCCTATTTTATGAACTCATCGGCGACCCGGGGCGGCCACGAATTGATTTGCAGTATTCCCGTCGAGTAGGCGAGCGCGATCAGCGCCACCCGATTCGGCATGCCGAACTGCCGGAGCATGCGCGAGATGTGGTAATCGACGGTCTTGGGGCTGATGAATAAACGTGAGGCCAGGAATTCTGATGTCAATCCTGCCGCGGTTCCTTCGAGGATTTTCGCCGCCATCTCACCGATGACCAGACTCTCGCTGACGGTCTTCGGCCCGGCGGGGTCCGTGGGGTGGAAGAGCTGTATGACCACGGCCCTGTTCGGCGAACTACCCCACAGGGCTGTCGCCGTGAGCACGGCCCTGAGCGGTGTGGCAGACCGTCGCCGCATTGCTATGCGGTGACTGAACTGGTCCCGGTCTCCGACGAGCAGCTGGTTCAGGTCGCGGTCGAGAGCCTCGCGGAGGTCCGATTCTATGAGGTAGCGAAACGGCTTTCCGTACAGTTCCTCGCCCGACCCGCCGAACTGTCGGAAGAATTCCGGACTCCCGTACTGCATCTGGTGCTTGCGGTCGAGAAAAACCAAGACCTCTCTGTCCGTTGTCAGCGCAGAATGACCCATTCGTGCTCCTGTGGCTTTCGACTGCACCCTGCCGGCCCGATCGACGGCGACTCGCAGGGCAGACTTGTCGTAGGCGCCGCTGGGCATGGAGCGCTGCACGCGCCCGACCTGTTCGGTTACGGCCATACTGGCTCACGGCGATCAGCGCACGATCAGTGCGGAATCGATGAGTGCGGGCGCCGCCCGCACCCGGGTGCAGCGAGCGGAGCGGCACCGGGCGCCGGCGGACCGTCCGGTCCCCGGGCCGCTACGACGACGGGCCGGCCGGGGTCCTCGGACCGGTGCCCGGTGTCAGCACGGCTCCGGACGCCCGGTGGCGACCGGTGCGGCCTCCGGCGTCGGGACGCGCGGATCACCGCGGATCGGCGTATCCGGCGGCCAGGTCACCGAGCGAGACCGGTGCACCGGGATCGGGCAGGGCGGCAAGCCTGGTCCGCCTCGCGTGGTCCACCAGGTCCTGAGGGGTCAGACCGGCCAGTGCCTTGCTCACGTGCTCGAGCATGGCGGTGGCGGCGGCGAGGACGGCTTCGTCGTCCAGGGGACGCGCTTCGACGTTCATCGCCCTGGCCGTGAGCTTCTGGAGGCTGCGGAACAGATCGCCCTTGTGGACCTCACGGATCGTCAGTGACAGGTGCACGGACAGGCCGTCGCTGCCGACTGCCTCGTGGGCGAAGGCGCGTGGGATGTACAGGACGTCCCCGGCGTGCACGGTGGCGCGCAGCACCTCCGCCGGCTTCTCCCCTTCCACACTCCCCTCGCGCCATTCACCGTTCGCCGGTCCCTCGTAGACACGCCAGTCCTTGCTGCCGGCCAGTTGGAGAACGAGCACATCGGCGTCGTCGCGATGCAGTGGAGCTCCCTGGGCGCCGGGCGGGGTGACGAAGCAGAACGCCTCCACCGGCCGCTGGAGTTCGGCCGAGAGGCGGGCCAGCAGATCGCGGGTGGGGCGGTGCCACTGGTCGACCCGGTGCATGAGCAGGGTCGCGCCCTGCTCGATCAGTCCCCGTATCTTCTTCTGGTCGGCGAACCCCGGGTGGGAGACGCCTCGGACCGAACGTGCCGAGAAGTAGGTGTCGGTGGGCAGGGGACCCTCGGCGCCGGTCATCTCCAGGTAGGGCTCGTGCAGGAAGCCGCTGGCGAGGGCGTCGTCCACGTCGGCCGGCGTGAAGGGACTGACGAGGGAGCCGTCGGGAGTGAAGACACCGGGACGGCGGCGCCAGTGGTCGGCGGCGAAGGCCGCCGGGTCGCCGACCCACCGGGACAGTGTCGTGGAGTGCGCAATGGTCATGTCGTGCGTTCCTCTCTGTGCTCGGACGATGTGCGCCGGGGCACGTGGGGCCGGAGAACGGGCAGGTCGCCCCGCTCGAAGCGCTGTTTCGTCTCGGAGATCCGCACCTTGCCGCTGGTCGTCACGGGAAGGCCGCCGGCGGGCAGCAGGGCGACCTCGGAGACGTACAGGTCGAGGACCTGGGCGAGCCGGCGCCGTACCTGGGCGGCCACCTGCGCGGGGGACGGTGCGCCGGAGCCGCCGGTCACTTCCGAGACCAGGCACAGGAGTTCGCCGGCCGCCTCGTCCTCGACGGTGAAGGCGGCGCACCGCCCCGGTCTGAGGCCCGGTACGGCGGCACAGGCCGCGGCGATGTCCGCCGGGTGGAAGTTGCGGCCGCGGTGCACGAGTACGTCGTCCGTCCGTCCGAGGACGAACAGCTGGCCGCCGTCGAGGAACCCGAGGTCCCTGGTGGGATGCCAACGGGATCGCCGGACCGGCTTGCGCCAGTAGCCGCTGAAGAGTTGCGGGCCCCGGATGTGGATCTCTCCCACGCGGTGCGGGTCCTGGCGGCCGTCGCCGATGCGTACCCGGGTTCCCGGCAGCGGGCCGCCCGAGGAGAGCAGGGTGGTGGAGGGGGTTCCCCGCGCGGCGCGGACCGCGCGGCCCGCACGCAGTGCTTCGGTGCTGACGGCGAGGCGGAGCGGCGGGAGTTCGGGGGTGGTGGCGGTGACCGTGAGGGTCGCCTCCGCCATCCCGTACGAGGGACACAGGACCTCGGCCCGGAACCCCGCTGCCGCGAACCGGGCGGCGAACCGCTCGGCGGTGGCGGTGCGGACCACCTCACCCGCGCTGCGCGCGACCCGCCAGGCACGCAGATCCAGGGTGGCCATCTCGTCGTCGGTGGTCTTGCGCGCGCACAGGTCGTACGCGAAGTCGGGAGCGCTGGACAGCGTGCCGCGGCAGACGGTGAGAGCGGAGAGCCATTCCGCCGGACGGCGGGCGAAGCGCTCGGTCGGCAGGAGCACGGACTCGTATCCGCTGAACAGCGGCCTGAGGATTCCGGTGATCAGACCCATGTCGTGGCTGAGCGGCACCCATGTCACGGCGACGTCGGCCGGGCTCTCGCGGTAGCAGACGGCCGCTTGGCGGCAACTCGACCGCAGGGCACGGTGATCGATGACGACGCCCTTGGGAGAGCCGGTCGATCCGGAGGTGTACTGGAGAAAGGCGGGTGTTCGCGGGCTCACCCGTACGTCGGGCGCGCCGCCGCGCTCCGGCACGGCGGCGGCGACCGCCGGCAGCTCCTCCCAGGTGCGGATCCTGACCCGCGTGGCGGAGTCCTCCAGCGCGGGGCGCACCGTGTCCCGCCACGCTTCCGTGGTGATCACGAGAGCCGGGCAGCAGTCCCAAACGATGGCACGCAGTCGCTGCTCGAACGCCTCCGCGCGCATCGTGCGCGGGCCCGGGGCGGGAACCGCGACGAGTCCGGTGCCGATCACGGCCAGCAGGACGGCGGCGAACGTCTCGTCGTTCGGCAGCACCAGGACCACCCGTTGTCCGGGTTCGGCGTCCAGGCCCCGCAGCGCGCGGGCGACGGTGTCCACCAGCCGGTCCAGTTCCCCGAAGGTCGTACGGCGCCGGATCTCCCCTTCGTCCCAGCTGGTCAGGGCGATGGCTTCCGCCCGCTGCCGGGCGTGGTGCCGGAGCCATCCGGTGGCTGTGACGGAGTCGTGGGCCGGTCCTCCGCTACCGGGGGCCACGCGGAGCGCTCCGGGCCAGGACGCCGAGATCGGCCCGCCTCAGCTTGCCGCTGGGCGTACGGGGCAGGGAGCCCGAAACCGCGAGCACGACGCGCGGACAGGGCAGGTCCAGTTCTTCCGCCGTGGCCTCGATGGCGGGCACCGGGTCCTGGAAGTCGGCACCGTGACCGTGTTCCACGAAGCACACCGGTCGGTCGCCGGCGCCGTCGAGGGCGGCGGCGTCGGTGACTCCGGGCAGCAACCGGATGTCGTGCTCCAGTCGCGCCATCCGGATCTCCCGCGGGCTCTCGGCCCGGCCGAGGACGAACAGATATCCCTCGTCGTCGAGATGGCCCACGTCCCCGGTCTTCAGCACGCCGGTGTCGGTCGGATCCCGGTCGGCCGCCCGCAGCCGGATGTCTATGTCCCCGGTCTCGCCCGCGGGCACGGGCCGGCCCTCCCGCGAGATCTCGACGCGGATCCCCGGCAGGGGCCGTCCGACGGATCCGGGCCTGGCCAGCCACTCCGCCGTGGTGATCTCGGTGATGACACCGTGGGACGTGCCGTAGTACTCGTGCAGGACCGGCCCGAACAGGTCGATGGCCGCGCGCTTGACCCCGGGTGGGCAGGCGGCTCCGCCGTGGAAGACGACCTGGAAGGGGTGGCTCGGTGCCGCGCCGGCCTCGACGAGGTCGGTCAGGCGGTCGGGGCTGAGCATGGCGCTGTCCGCACGGTGACGGTCCGCCAGTTCCGTGAAGGCGTCGCAGGACCAGCTTCGCTGGACGACGACCGTGCTGCCCGCCTGCAGCGCGTACAGGGCGGGGCCGAGAGTGCCCAAGTGGTAGGTGGGGTTGGCCATCAGGTGCGGGCCCCGGCCGACTCCGGCGCCGTAGCGTTCGACGACCGCGACCCCGCGGTACGGCCTGCGCGGACGTGTCCGCGCCACGGCCTGCGGCAGTCCGGTGGTACCGGAGGTGGCGAACACGAGGCGGCCCGCGGCCGGCGGCGTCGCGGGCGTGGCGGGGCCGTCCGTCCGGGCCGTCAGCTGCGTGTCGGTCACGACCGGGCAGGGCAGGGCGGCTCCGTCGGCCCAGGGCCGCGCACTGATGTGTACGGCGGTGGACACCGAATCGAGCAGGGACGGTCCCATGGGAATCCCGAGCAGCTCACGGTCGATGGGGAAGAGACCGAAGCCGTGTCGCAGCGCGGCCAGGGCCAGCGCGAAGAAGGCCGGTCCGGTGGGAATGTCGGTCGACACGACCGCGCCGTCCGGGATCCCG is a window of Streptomyces mirabilis DNA encoding:
- a CDS encoding helix-turn-helix transcriptional regulator, giving the protein MAVTEQVGRVQRSMPSGAYDKSALRVAVDRAGRVQSKATGARMGHSALTTDREVLVFLDRKHQMQYGSPEFFRQFGGSGEELYGKPFRYLIESDLREALDRDLNQLLVGDRDQFSHRIAMRRRSATPLRAVLTATALWGSSPNRAVVIQLFHPTDPAGPKTVSESLVIGEMAAKILEGTAAGLTSEFLASRLFISPKTVDYHISRMLRQFGMPNRVALIALAYSTGILQINSWPPRVADEFIK
- a CDS encoding JmjC domain-containing protein; this translates as MTIAHSTTLSRWVGDPAAFAADHWRRRPGVFTPDGSLVSPFTPADVDDALASGFLHEPYLEMTGAEGPLPTDTYFSARSVRGVSHPGFADQKKIRGLIEQGATLLMHRVDQWHRPTRDLLARLSAELQRPVEAFCFVTPPGAQGAPLHRDDADVLVLQLAGSKDWRVYEGPANGEWREGSVEGEKPAEVLRATVHAGDVLYIPRAFAHEAVGSDGLSVHLSLTIREVHKGDLFRSLQKLTARAMNVEARPLDDEAVLAAATAMLEHVSKALAGLTPQDLVDHARRTRLAALPDPGAPVSLGDLAAGYADPR
- a CDS encoding AMP-binding protein, with product MAPGSGGPAHDSVTATGWLRHHARQRAEAIALTSWDEGEIRRRTTFGELDRLVDTVARALRGLDAEPGQRVVLVLPNDETFAAVLLAVIGTGLVAVPAPGPRTMRAEAFEQRLRAIVWDCCPALVITTEAWRDTVRPALEDSATRVRIRTWEELPAVAAAVPERGGAPDVRVSPRTPAFLQYTSGSTGSPKGVVIDHRALRSSCRQAAVCYRESPADVAVTWVPLSHDMGLITGILRPLFSGYESVLLPTERFARRPAEWLSALTVCRGTLSSAPDFAYDLCARKTTDDEMATLDLRAWRVARSAGEVVRTATAERFAARFAAAGFRAEVLCPSYGMAEATLTVTATTPELPPLRLAVSTEALRAGRAVRAARGTPSTTLLSSGGPLPGTRVRIGDGRQDPHRVGEIHIRGPQLFSGYWRKPVRRSRWHPTRDLGFLDGGQLFVLGRTDDVLVHRGRNFHPADIAAACAAVPGLRPGRCAAFTVEDEAAGELLCLVSEVTGGSGAPSPAQVAAQVRRRLAQVLDLYVSEVALLPAGGLPVTTSGKVRISETKQRFERGDLPVLRPHVPRRTSSEHREERTT
- a CDS encoding class I adenylate-forming enzyme family protein, coding for MKPYLWDPWATARTHPDRMAVIADGEQSTYGDLTGRADALARGLRAHGIPDGAVVSTDIPTGPAFFALALAALRHGFGLFPIDRELLGIPMGPSLLDSVSTAVHISARPWADGAALPCPVVTDTQLTARTDGPATPATPPAAGRLVFATSGTTGLPQAVARTRPRRPYRGVAVVERYGAGVGRGPHLMANPTYHLGTLGPALYALQAGSTVVVQRSWSCDAFTELADRHRADSAMLSPDRLTDLVEAGAAPSHPFQVVFHGGAACPPGVKRAAIDLFGPVLHEYYGTSHGVITEITTAEWLARPGSVGRPLPGIRVEISREGRPVPAGETGDIDIRLRAADRDPTDTGVLKTGDVGHLDDEGYLFVLGRAESPREIRMARLEHDIRLLPGVTDAAALDGAGDRPVCFVEHGHGADFQDPVPAIEATAEELDLPCPRVVLAVSGSLPRTPSGKLRRADLGVLARSAPRGPR